A window of Tursiops truncatus isolate mTurTru1 chromosome 8, mTurTru1.mat.Y, whole genome shotgun sequence contains these coding sequences:
- the ST14 gene encoding suppressor of tumorigenicity 14 protein isoform X5 yields MISSISPRASTTLLGPTARAVLRSLTGNAFSTDTRSFENMNGFEEGVEFLPANNARKVEKGSPRRWVVPVAVLAGLLVLSLMAGLLVWHFQYRNVRVQKVFNGYLRITNENFLDAYENSSSTEFANLAKKVKEALKLLYSGIPVLGPYYRKSAVTAFSEGSIIAYYWSEFSIPQYLVQEAEQAMAQEHVVTLPPRARAVSSFVLTSVVAFPTDPRTVQSTQDNSCSFALHARGSEPTRFTTPGFPDSPYPSHARCQWTLRGDADSTLSLTFRSFDVATCDESGSDLVTVYDTLSPVEPRAVVQLCGSYPPSYNLTFLSSQNVLLVTLVTNTERRHPGFEATVFQLPRMSSCGGDLHAAQGTFSSPYYPAHYPPNINCTWNIEVPDNQNVKVHFKAFFLLEPNVPLGSCSKDYVEINGERYCGERPQFVVSSGSSKITVHFHSDQSYTDTGFLAEYLSYDASDPCPGRFMCNTGRCIQEELRCDGWADCTDHSDELHCQCNATYQFTCTDKLCKPLFWVCDSVKDCEDGSDEQGCSCPPETFRCNNGKCLPQSQQCDGKDNCGDGSDEAKCHHVSTVTCTKHTYRCLDGLCVSKGNPECDGKKDCIDGSDEKDCGEQGCRIQLCRLFTVQGAYGDCGLRSFSRQSRVVGGENADEGEWPWQVSLHARGQGHVCGASLISPSWMVSAAHCFVNHRGFSGISVPLLTAQADGSEHVPVLQKRRVREVL; encoded by the exons AACATGAATGGCTTTGAGGAAGGCGTGGAGTTCCTGCCGGCCAACAATGCCAGGAAGGTGGAGAAGGGCAGCCCGCGGCGGTGGGTGGTGCCCGTAGCCGTGCTGGCTGGCCTCCTGGTGCTGTCCCTCATGGCGGGGCTCCTGGTGTGGCACTTCCAGT ACCGGAACGTGCGGGTTCAGAAGGTCTTCAATGGCTACCTGAGGATCACGAACGAGAACTTCCTGGATGCCTATGAGAACTCCAGCTCCACTGAGTTTGCAAACCTGGCCAAGAAGGTGAAGGAAGCG cTGAAGCTCTTATACAGCGGGATCCCTGTCCTGGGCCCCTACTACAGGAAGTCAGCTGTGACCGCCTTCAG CGAGGGCAGCATCATCGCCTACTACTGGTCGGAGTTCAGCATCCCCCAGTACCTGGTGCAGGAGGCCGAGCAGGCCATGGCGCAGGAACACGTGGTCACGCTGCCGCCCCGAGCCCGCGCCGTGAGCTCCTTCGTGCTGACCTCAGTGGTGGCCTTCC CCACTGACCCCAGAACAGTACAGAGCACCCAGGACA ACAGCTGCAGCTTTGCCCTGCACGCCCGTGGCAGCGAGCCGACCCGCTTCACCACGCCCGGCTTCCCCGACAGCCCCTACCCGTCTCACGCCCGCTGCCAGTGGACCCTGCGGGGGGACGCTGACTCCACACTGAGCCTCACCTTCCGCAGCTTCGATGTCGCGACCTGTGATGAAAGTGGCAGTGACCTGGTCACTGTGTATGACACCCTGAGCCCCGTGGAACCCCGGGCTGTGGTGCA GCTGTGTGGCTCATACCCTCCCTCCTACAACCtgaccttcctctcctcccagaaCGTCCTGCTCGTCACGCTGGTGACCAACACCGAGCGCCGACACCCCGGCTTCGAGGCCACGGTCTTCCAGTTGCCTCGGATGAGCA GCTGTGGAGGAGACTTGCATGCAGCCCAGGGCACATTTAGCAGCCCCTACTATCCAGCCCACTACCCGCCCAACATCAACTGCACCTGGAACATCGAG GTGCCCGACAACCAAAATGTGAAGGTGCACTTCAAAGCCTTCTTCTTGCTGGAGCCCAACGTCCCCCTGGGCTCCTGCTCCAAGGACTACGTGGAGATCAATGGGGAGAG GTACTGTGGAGAGAGGCCCCAGTTTGTCGTGAGCAGCGGCAGCAGCAAGATCACCGTCCACTTCCACTCGGACCAGTCCTACACGGACACCGGGTTCCTGGCCGAGTACCTGTCCTACGATGCCAGTGACC CGTGCCCGGGCAGGTTCATGTGTAACACAGGGCGGTGTATCCAGGAGGAGCTGCGCTGTGACGGCTGGGCTGACTGCACCGACCACAGCGACGAGCTCCACTGCC AATGCAACGCCACCTACCAGTTCACATGCACGGACAAGCTCTGCAAGCCCCTCTTCTGGGTCTGTGACTCCGTGAAGGACTGCGAGGACGGCAGTGATGAGCAGGGCTGCA GCTGCCCGCCCGAGACCTTCAGGTGTAACAACGGGAAGTGCCTCCCGCAGAGCCAGCAGTGTGACGGGAAGGACAACTGTGGGGACGGGTCCGATGAGGCCAAGTGCCACCACG TGAGCACCGTCACCTGCACCAAACACACCTACCGCTGCCTCGACGGGCTCTGTGTGAGCAAGGGCAACCCCGAGTGTGACGGGAAGAAGGACTGTATCGATGGCTCGGATGAGAAGGACTGTGGTGAGCAGGGCTGCCGCATACAGTTGTGCAGGTTGTTCACTGTGCAAGGCGCATACGGAG ACTGTGGGCTGCGGTCATTCTCCAGGCAGTCTCGGGTTGTCGGGGGTGAGAACGCGGACGAAGGTGAgtggccctggcaggtgagccTCCACGCCCGGGGCCAGGGCCAcgtgtgtggggcttccctcatCTCCCCCAGCTGGATGGTGTCCGCCGCCCACTGCTTCGTCAACCACAGAGGATTCAG CGGGATCTCAGTGCCTCTCCTAACAGCCCAGGCAGACGGGTCTGAACACGTCCCCGTTTTACAGAAACGGAGGGTCAGAGAG GTACTCTGA